A region of Pyxidicoccus parkwaysis DNA encodes the following proteins:
- the gspF gene encoding type II secretion system inner membrane protein GspF produces MPVFEYRGLNAAGKQVKGLLEADSPKTLRTKLRTDGIFLTDVLAQAEGSRSAVARGANASLVARDIDLRKLGRGRVNTDDVAIFTRQLSTLLGAGVTLVESLSALVDQVEKERFKRALSDIKQRVNEGSSLADAMGAHPKIFPSIYVNMVRAGEASGALDAVLTRLADFTENQARLQQKILSTMLYPAIMMVVGGGILVALMVFVVPKVTKIFETMKATLPLNTRILIASSNFFQNWWFIVLPLMVLGGFMFVRWTKSPKGKPKWDRFTLKAPVVGNLVRLLAISRFARTLSTLLKSGVPLLAAMDIVKAVMTNNVLAEVVEKARDSIREGESISNPLKRSGEFPPLVYHMVAIGERSGQLEEMLTNVADNYETQVNVRITALTSLLEPMLIVVMGAVIAFVALSILMPILQVNSAIH; encoded by the coding sequence ATGCCGGTCTTCGAGTACAGAGGTCTCAACGCCGCGGGCAAGCAGGTCAAGGGCCTGCTGGAAGCGGATTCGCCCAAGACGCTGCGCACCAAGCTGCGCACCGACGGCATCTTCCTCACGGACGTGCTGGCCCAGGCGGAGGGCAGCCGCTCCGCCGTGGCCCGGGGCGCCAACGCGTCCCTCGTCGCGCGCGACATCGACTTGCGCAAGCTGGGCCGCGGCCGCGTCAACACGGACGACGTCGCCATCTTCACCCGGCAGCTGTCCACGCTGCTGGGCGCGGGCGTCACGCTGGTGGAGTCCCTCAGCGCGCTGGTGGACCAGGTGGAGAAGGAGCGCTTCAAGCGCGCCCTCTCCGACATCAAGCAGCGCGTGAATGAGGGCTCGTCCCTGGCGGACGCCATGGGCGCCCACCCGAAAATCTTCCCCAGCATCTACGTGAACATGGTGCGCGCGGGCGAGGCCTCGGGCGCGCTGGACGCCGTGCTCACGCGCCTGGCGGACTTCACGGAGAACCAGGCCCGGCTGCAGCAGAAGATTCTCAGCACCATGCTCTACCCCGCCATCATGATGGTGGTGGGCGGCGGCATCCTCGTGGCCCTCATGGTGTTCGTCGTTCCGAAGGTGACCAAAATCTTCGAGACGATGAAGGCCACGCTGCCGCTGAACACGCGCATCCTCATCGCCAGCAGCAACTTCTTCCAGAACTGGTGGTTCATCGTCCTCCCGCTGATGGTGCTGGGAGGCTTCATGTTCGTGCGCTGGACGAAGAGCCCCAAGGGCAAGCCGAAGTGGGACCGCTTCACGCTCAAGGCCCCGGTGGTGGGCAACCTGGTGCGCCTGCTGGCCATCTCCCGCTTCGCCCGCACGCTGTCCACCCTGCTCAAGAGCGGCGTCCCGCTGCTGGCGGCCATGGACATCGTCAAGGCCGTGATGACCAACAACGTCCTGGCGGAGGTGGTGGAGAAGGCCCGGGACTCCATCCGCGAGGGTGAGAGCATCTCCAACCCGCTCAAGCGCTCCGGCGAGTTCCCTCCCCTCGTGTACCACATGGTCGCCATCGGCGAGCGCTCCGGCCAGTTGGAGGAGATGCTCACCAACGTCGCGGACAACTACGAGACGCAGGTGAACGTGCGCATCACCGCCCTCACCTCGCTCCTCGAGCCGATGCTCATCGTGGTGATGGGCGCGGTGATTGCATTCGTTGCGCTCAGCATCCTGATGCCGATTCTGCAGGTGAACTCGGCCATCCACTGA
- the gspG gene encoding type II secretion system major pseudopilin GspG codes for MSQNTLKQQRRRRSRLGMTLIEIMVVITILGLIAAAVGVAVIPQLEAARRDRASLDIKNIQGAMKLYYTKKGKYPDTASGLNALVEAQALEQMPKDPWNNDYVYINEGGKPVIISYGADGTAGGEGNDADISSADANAANKK; via the coding sequence ATGAGCCAGAACACCCTGAAGCAGCAGCGCCGCCGTCGCAGCCGACTCGGCATGACCCTCATCGAAATCATGGTGGTCATCACCATCCTCGGCCTCATCGCCGCGGCGGTGGGTGTCGCCGTGATTCCGCAGCTCGAGGCCGCCCGCCGCGACCGCGCCTCGCTGGACATCAAGAACATCCAGGGCGCGATGAAGCTGTACTACACGAAGAAGGGCAAGTACCCGGACACCGCTTCCGGCCTGAATGCGCTGGTGGAGGCTCAGGCGCTCGAGCAGATGCCCAAGGACCCCTGGAACAACGACTACGTGTACATCAACGAGGGCGGCAAGCCCGTCATCATCTCCTACGGCGCGGACGGCACCGCCGGCGGCGAGGGCAACGACGCGGACATCTCCTCCGCGGACGCCAACGCCGCGAACAAGAAGTGA
- a CDS encoding type II secretion system protein GspG — protein sequence MGRLILALVVSVATALAFFLVWLTNDSSLTHEQRRARSDIRKLEGLFKSHHRLMGRFPSKEEGFTPLIQAQLLDGPPVDPWGHPYVYWMDGTTGAVVSYGADGKPGGTGVNADLSSGGVLAPNWEQQP from the coding sequence ATGGGGCGGCTCATCCTGGCCCTCGTCGTCTCGGTCGCCACGGCCCTGGCCTTCTTCCTGGTCTGGCTGACGAACGACTCCTCGCTGACGCACGAGCAGCGGCGGGCCCGGTCGGACATCCGCAAGCTGGAGGGGCTGTTCAAGTCGCACCACCGGCTGATGGGCCGCTTCCCCTCGAAGGAGGAGGGCTTCACGCCGCTCATCCAGGCGCAGCTCCTGGACGGCCCTCCCGTGGACCCGTGGGGTCACCCATACGTGTACTGGATGGACGGCACCACGGGCGCCGTCGTGTCCTACGGGGCGGACGGCAAGCCGGGCGGCACCGGCGTGAACGCGGACCTGAGCAGCGGCGGCGTGCTCGCCCCCAACTGGGAGCAACAGCCATGA
- a CDS encoding prepilin-type N-terminal cleavage/methylation domain-containing protein encodes MTPANTFYRRTGLRTRRGLTPARRRAQRGLTLIEISIAIIIVAMLFSAAVMGIGSITGAKAKGAAGEMAGLIRSLYDSAALRGKTCRLVFEIPDPKAEEPTRYHAECAEGAVTTARDRDAALRDENRERERNERSGGKAPPGETRRNYMVSGGDAPSTTDLMEGEKQRVESASRFSSYTSEEVPVRELPPDVKVSVWTRQQREPVESGVAYLYFFPQGYTEKAYVYLRQGDNVWTLDVSPLTGKVQVVAEALEVPR; translated from the coding sequence ATGACTCCGGCCAATACCTTCTACCGCCGCACCGGCCTCCGGACGCGGCGCGGGCTGACGCCTGCGCGGCGCCGAGCGCAGCGCGGCCTGACGCTCATCGAAATCTCCATCGCCATCATCATCGTCGCGATGCTCTTCTCGGCCGCGGTGATGGGCATCGGCTCCATCACCGGCGCGAAGGCGAAGGGCGCCGCGGGGGAGATGGCGGGCCTCATCCGCTCGCTCTACGACTCGGCCGCGCTGCGCGGCAAGACGTGCCGCCTCGTCTTCGAGATTCCGGACCCGAAGGCCGAGGAGCCCACCCGCTACCACGCCGAGTGCGCCGAGGGCGCCGTGACGACGGCGAGGGACCGCGACGCGGCGCTGCGCGACGAGAACCGCGAGCGCGAGCGCAACGAGCGCTCCGGCGGCAAGGCCCCTCCCGGCGAGACGCGCCGCAACTACATGGTGTCCGGCGGCGACGCGCCCAGCACCACCGACCTGATGGAGGGCGAGAAGCAGCGGGTGGAGAGCGCGTCGCGCTTCTCCTCGTACACCTCGGAAGAGGTGCCCGTGCGCGAGCTGCCGCCGGACGTGAAGGTGTCGGTGTGGACGCGCCAGCAGCGCGAGCCCGTGGAGAGCGGCGTGGCGTACCTCTACTTCTTCCCGCAGGGCTACACCGAGAAGGCGTACGTCTACCTGAGGCAGGGAGACAACGTCTGGACGCTGGACGTGTCACCCCTCACCGGCAAGGTGCAGGTGGTAGCCGAAGCGCTGGAGGTGCCGCGATGA